The Entelurus aequoreus isolate RoL-2023_Sb linkage group LG04, RoL_Eaeq_v1.1, whole genome shotgun sequence nucleotide sequence atttaccagcctaaatggaacaaaaagcttctaaaatatacttttaaagggcacatttggggacatattttgaaatataacaaaCATTCCAAAGAAAAATGCTAAATTTGCTAAATACTGGAAGTGATCTGTTACATTTACAACTTAAGTTGAATAGAAAGCttgtaaaatgtacttttaatGGGCACATTTGGGgacatattttgaaatataacaaacattctaaagaaaaatgctaaatttgctaaatactggatttaatctgttatatttaccagcctaaatggaacaaaaagcttctaaaatatacttttaaagggcaactttggggacatattttgaaatataacaaacattctaaagaaaaatgctaaatttgctaaatactggatttaatctgttatatttaccagcctaaatggaacaaaaagcttctaaaatatacttttaaagggcaactttggggacatattttgaaatataacaaacattctaaagaaaaatgcaaaatttgctaaatactggatttaatctgttatatttaccagcctaaatggaacaaaaagcttctaaaatatacttttaaagggcaCATTTGGGGACAGATTTTGAAATATAACAAACATTCTAAAGAAAAATGCTAAATTTGCTAAATACTGGATTTAATATGTTATATTTACCAGCCTAAATGgaacaaaaagcttctaaaatatacttttaaagggcaactttggggacatattttgaaatataacaaacattctaaagaaaaatgctaaatttgctaaatactggatttaatctgttatatttaccagcctaaatggaacaaaaagcttctaaaatatacttttaaagggcacatttggggacatattttgaaatataacaaaCATTCTAAAGAAAAATGCTAAATTTGCTAAATACTGGATTTGATCTGTTATATTTACCAGCCTAAATGGAaccaaaagcttctaaaatatacttttaaagggcaactttggggacatattttgaaatataacaaacattctaaagaaaaatgctaaatactggatttaatctgttatatttaccagcctaaatggaacaaaaagcttgtaaaatatacttttaaagagcacatttggggacatattttgaaatataacaaacattctaaagaaaaatgctaaatactggatttaatctgttatatttaccagcctaaatggaacaaaaagcttctaaaatatacttttaaagggcaACTTTGTGgacatattttgaaatataacaaacattctaaagaaaaatgcaaaatttgctaaatactGGAAGTGATCTGTTACATTTACAACTTAAGTTGAATAGAAAGCttgtaaaatgtacttttaaagGGCACATTTGGGgacatattttgaaatataacaaacattctaaagaaaaatgcaaaatttgctaaatactggatttaatctgttatatttaccagcctaaatggaacaaaaagcttctaaaatatacttttaaagggcacatttggggacatattttgaaatataacaaacattctaaagaaaaatgctaaatttgctaaatactggatttaatctgttatatttaccagcctaaatggaacaaaaagcttctaaaatatacttttaaagggcaactttggggacatattttgaaataaaacaaacattctAAAGAAAAATGCTAAATTTGCTAAAAACTGCATTTAATCTGTTATATTTGCCAGCCTAAATGgaacaaaaagcttctaaaatatacttttaaagggcacatttggggacatattttgaaatataacaaacattctaaagaaaaatgctaaatttgctaaatactggatttaatctgttatatttaccagcctaaatggaacaaaaagcttctaaaatatacttaaaaagcAAAGAGGTTTTCAAAGGTGTGTTTGCCCCGCCCCCATCAGCAGGTTACCTGCAGTGGGACCTGAAGCACTCAGTGAGGAGGAACATCAACTACTTCTACCGCAGCAGCTGCTTGACTATCCTGCAGCCCGGGGACTACTTGGTGCTCTCCCGGGTGACCTTCTCCAGGCGAGACCCCCACACCCCCCTGGCCAGCTCCGTCAAGCTGAggcgtggtggtggtggtggtggtgatggtggtgaggaggtggaggaggaggagacggTGGCCATGCGGGCTTACTGCAGCCTGGCTGGGAGCGGGTCTGACCCCCAGATGTGCACCGCCTCCCAGGTGGAGGTGATGTCCCTGAGGAGGGGGGAGCAGCTGAGCGTGTGGGTGGAGGACTTGTCCCTGGTGGACTACACCCACACCGCCACCACCTTTGGTGTCTACAAACTTTGACTTTCAACCACTTCTTATTTATTTCTCTCTATTTATTCATTTCATTTGTCAACTAAGTGTTGCCTTGGAGGGAACATTTTTATTCATATTCAAACTTAGTGGCAAAATTATCCTTTTAACAATCAAAATAACTTtcacaatatttttatttatttacctttaatttggaaaaaaaataaaaacatttgattcttgcatatactgtatatacatacatacatatatatatatatatatatatatgtatatgtatatatatgtatgtatatatatatatatatatatatatatatatatatatatatatatatatatgtatgtatgtatgtatgtatatatatatatatatatatatatatatatatacatacgtgtatatatatatatatatatatatatatatatatatatatacgtgtatatatacatatatatatatatatatacgtgtatatatacatatatatatatatatatatatatatatacgtgtatatatacatatatatatatatatatatacgtgtatatatacatatatatatatatatatatacttatatatgtatatatatacacatatatatgtgtatatacgtatatatatacatatatatgtatatatacacatatatatatgtatatatacacgtatgtatatatatatacgtatatatatatatatatatatacatatacacatgtatatatatatatatatatgtatgtatgtatgtatgtatatatatacatatacatgtatatatacatatatatatatatatatacttatatatgtatatatatacacatatatatgtgtatatacgtatatatatacatatatatatgtatatatacacatatatatatgtatatatacacgtatatatatatatacgtatatatatatatatatacgtatatatatatatatatacacatgtatatatatatatatacatacatatatacatacatacatatatatgtatacatatacacgtatatatatatatacagtatatacgtgtatatatatatatatatatatatatatatatatatatatatatatatatatatatacatacatatatatacatacatatatatatatgtatacatatatatgtatacatatacacgtatatatatatacatatacacgtatatatatatatatatatatatatatatatatatatatatgtatatatatatatatatatatatatatatatacacatacatacatatatatacatacatacatatatatgtatacatatatatgtatacatatacacgtatatatatatatatatacatacatatacatacagggggatttttttccccctgcaaatcccctgaagagcagagaaacctgcgaaacaggcttgtagggatgaaacagcctctgtgttttttcctgacttaatgTGTATTCCGCTCtactgagcactgtataacagatgaaccacagaaacctcgaccatatatatacatatatatgtatgtatttatatgtatatatatatatatatatatatatatatatatatatatatatgtgtgtgtgtatatatatacacatgtatatatataataatgacaaATATATTTCATAGATGTATCATCCTCAAAATAAAATGATAATGTGCTTGCTGACTATTTCCCTCCCCCTAATTTGATGGTAATTAACATTTTTGTGTAATAATACATATTAACATTTGAAATAAAGTACACATTATCTTATATTGTACACTTCCTAAAGTACTAGCAATGAGGTTTGCAACTGAAGgaaatactttcattttcttccattttattTAGTTTCCATATTCCTAGTAATTATTATACAATGTATTAATATATCATTaattattgtcagaataattgtatctaagcagacaaaagctgtctttgaagctACCAAGAAGAagccttgtaaaactccactgtgtaggatgggaagcaacatgaaggtgttctgtttctttgatgtattgcaatccacagaaagattgggtcttgacccgagaactacaaagcggagagaaagcaggacctgcccaagttccaggcaccccttctttgaactcttttacgaccttttctttgaactgttttgtaaacaaaggcgatggctgtttacgacccccgtccctttagaaacagctgtttccatgtaatcagggaaagtccaaataaaagaggagaagtacaatctttcgtcagagcgtggcgacactgtgcaagggtacaggtgtacgcgtttctcctcactgagccaaatttaattctgtctctgtttgattccttgcttcttgtcttgtttaatagatgtcatcagtgtttgaacctgacaattatcaCACCACATTGTCATATACTATTCCTGCTGTGGTGAATTGAATTTTGCTCgttattctaaaaaaaatgtttttaaatacagtaaaaaaaaaaaaaaattttacaaatattccatCAAAATAACATACATTTTAGTATATAAAAGTCAATATTTTTATACAAGCTTAAACATGTTTAAAGTAATACAATTGCTCTATTTTGGGATTCAATGAATTTCACAGGAGTCTAAAAaagtatataattaataatttaaaacattttttttacaaacacatGCAAATAAAGTGTAGACATTAGTATACTTAATAGTATATAAAGCattttatacttaaaaaaaataaaattaaatggcaATTTAGTGGACAACAATATTTACATTGTACGTATATATTTGTAAAACTACATTTGAATAAATAAGCTTGAACTATACAGTCGGCTTTACCAAAGGTGCAAAAatgtggtgaaaaaaaaaaaaaaaggatgcaaAGTCAGTTGAAATATTATCACAACACCAAAACAACTTTGGTAAAATGTCGGATCTTTTTGAAGTTATTTTGAACGGTTGTTATctataaatactaataaatagaTTTAAAATACACGTGCTTTGGCTGAAACCCTCTAAATAATTCCAGTGGTCAATagcgtcaggaagaagtacactagttaaaataataataataataatagcgtcaggaagaagtacactagttaaaataataataataataatagcgtcaggaagaagtacacaagttaaaataataataataataataataataataataatagtgtcaggaagaagtacactagttaaaataataataataatagtgtcaggaagaagtacactagttaaaataataataataataataataatagtgtcaggaagaagtacactagttaaaataataataataataatagtgtcaggaagaagtacactagttaaaatattaataataataataataatagtgtcaggaagaagtacactagttaaaataataataatggcgtcaggaagaagtacactagttaaaataataataataataatagcgtcaggaagaagtacactagttgaaataataacaataataataatagtgtcaggaagaagtacactagttaaaataataataatggcgtcaggaagaagtacactagttaaaataataataataatagcgtcaggaagaagtacaatagttaaaataataataataataatagtgtcaggaagaagtacactagttaaaataataataataataataatagtgtcaggaagaagtacactagttaaaataataataataatagcgtcaggaagaagtacactagttaaaataataataataatagtgtcaggaagaagtacactagttaaaataataataataatagtgtcaggaagaagtacactagttaaaataataataataataataataataataataataatagtgtcaggaagaagtacactagttaaaataataataataataatagcgtcaggaagaagtacactagttaaaataataataataatagtgtcaggaagaagtacactagttaaaattataataataataataatagcgtcaggaagaagtacactaattaaaataataataataatagcgtcaggaagaagtacactagtttaaaaaaaatatataataataataataatagcgtcaggaagaagtacactagttaaagtaataataataataatagcgtcaggaagaagtacactagttaaaataataataataataatagcgtcaggaagaagtacactagttaaaataataataataataatagtgtcaggaagaagtacactagttaaaataataatagcgtcaggaagaagtacactagttaaaataataataataatagcgtcaggaagaagtacactagttaaaataataataataataatagcgtcaggaagaagtacactagttaaaataataataataataataatagtgtcaggaagatgtacactagttaaaataataataataataataatagtgtcaggaagaagtacactagttaaaataataataataataataatagtgtcaggaagatgtacactagttaaaataataataataataataatagtgtcaggaagatgtacactagttaaaataataataataataataatagtgtcaggaagaaatacactagttaaaataataataatggcgtcaggaagaagtacactagttaaaataataataataatagcgtcaggaagaagtacaatagttaaaataataataataataatagtgtcaggaagaagtacactagttaaaataataataataataataatagtgtcaggaagaagtacactagttaaaataataataataatagcgtcaggaagaagtacactagttaaaataataataataatagtgtcaggaagaagtacactagttaaaataataataataatagtgtcaggaagaagtacactagttaaaataataataataataataataataataataatagtgtcaggaagaagtacactagttaaaataataataataataatagcgtcaggaagaagtacactagttaaaataataataataatagtgtcaggaagaagtacactagttaaaattataataataataataatagcgtcaggaagaagtacactaattaaaataataataataatagcgtcaggaagaagtacactagtttaaaaaaaatatataataataataataatagcgtcaggaagaagtacactagttaaagtaataataataataatagcgtcaggaagaagtacactagttaaaataataataataataatagcgtcaggaagaagtacactagttaaaataataataataataatagtgtcaggaagaagtacactagttaaaataataatagcgtcaggaagaagtacactagttaaaataataataataatagcgtcaggaagaagtacactagttaaaataataataataataatagcgtcaggaagaagtacactagttaaaataataataataataataatagtgtcaggaagatgtacactagttaaaataataataataataataatagtgtcaggaagaagtacactagttaaaataataacaatagcgtcaggaagaagtacactagttaaaataataataataataataatagtgtcaggaagaaatacactagttaaaataacaataataataatagtgtcaggaagaagtacactagttaaaataataataataataatagcgtcaggaagaagtacactagttaaaataataataataataataatagtgtcaggaagatgtacactagttaaaataataataataataataatagtgtcaggaagaagtacactagttaaaataataacaatagcgtcaggaagaagtacactagttaaaataataataataatagtgtcaggaagaaatacactagttaaaataacaataataataatagtgtcaggaagaagtacactagttaaaataataataataataataataatagtgtcaggaagaaatatactagttaaaataataataataataataataataataatagtgtcaggaagaaatacactagttaaaataacaataataataatagtgtcaggaagaagtacactagttaaaacaataataataataataataataataataatagtgtcaggaagaaatacactagttaaaataataat carries:
- the cd40lg gene encoding CD40 ligand isoform X1; translated protein: MINTYQSSFGKPPPPLPPRQHGGLQPVVFMQPTASKNLTWFLVSVMILQVLLTLGGFVFLYHTERRPSPEGKADFQSSEKLHGSSRTLARMTLEKPSQPALRRSGYLQWDLKHSVRRNINYFYRSSCLTILQPGDYLVLSRVTFSRRDPHTPLASSVKLRRGGGGGGDGGEEVEEEETVAMRAYCSLAGSGSDPQMCTASQVEVMSLRRGEQLSVWVEDLSLVDYTHTATTFGVYKL
- the cd40lg gene encoding CD40 ligand isoform X2; this encodes MINTYQSSFGKPPPPLPPRQHGGLQPVVFMQPTASKNLTWFLVSVMILQVLLTLGGFVFLYHTERRPSPEGKADFQSSEKLHGSSRTLARMTLEKPSQPALRRCYLQWDLKHSVRRNINYFYRSSCLTILQPGDYLVLSRVTFSRRDPHTPLASSVKLRRGGGGGGDGGEEVEEEETVAMRAYCSLAGSGSDPQMCTASQVEVMSLRRGEQLSVWVEDLSLVDYTHTATTFGVYKL